ATTCAGCTTACACACTGGtttacactctcacacacacatgttcgtttttgtgaaaagtggggacatcccataggcgtaatggtttttatactgtacaaactgtatatgctattgccctacaccagtcctacacctaaacctacgccttacaggaaactttgtgctatttcaggttttcaatacactccattctgtgtgatttataagcgttttgaaaagtggggacatggggtagtgtcctgaaaagtcaccttctccttgtaatacctgtcatacccttgtcattatacaaatctatgtcctgatttgtcacaaaaatgcacacacacacacacatttgttttagtggtttacggggactctccataggcgtaatggtttttatactgtacaaactgtatgtgctattgccctacaccaaccctacacctaaacctacgccttacaggagactgtctgcatttttagataaaaaaaaaacaccatttagtatgttttttaagccttttgttttacggggacataggcagtgtcttcataaaccaccttcaaattgtaatacctctgtcatacccatgttattatacaaattttgtccccgtaaaccacaaaaaccagtacacacacacacacacacacacacacacacacacacagtgagctCTGCTGCCCTCTTCTGGCAGTTTTGATGGAAAGTAGACCTGTTTtctcactgtaaattataaatacagttttacttaAATTGTCATAATATGTGGTATGTACACTACTACACGTAAGTGCATGTGGTATGGACACATGcacttatttttactttttttgtaataataataccaTTTACATTGTTATATTTTCTACATAGTTGAATAATAGTAAAGTCTTACAAACcacaatattttgtttcattagaagctgattaaaaataaataaaaaaaaaccctaaacaTAAATTTTGTCAAGTGTGTCACGTGTGTTTGTTTCATAGCAGGCCACAGTGGGGCTTCAGGGGAGCTTGGCAGTGCCTTGGGCCCAGATTGGCATGCGGGGATTGAACTAAGGGGAACAGTACAGGTTTGGATCCAGTACATTTTCACAGTTGTACATTAGTCACCATAAATGGTGGATGATTGTCACTTTTCACTTCATTTCGCAGAATTCCAGTGGAGTCCATATAGAATATAAGTGTGAGGTTGACAAGATCTACACCCAACAGGAGTTCTTGCAGTCTAAACTCAACACAAAGAAATCTGAATtaggtttaataataataataataataatcataatctgCAGTATTTTACACCTGaaataaaatcactaaatttgttttttctttttttttagggtTGTGGCCAGCTTATGTTCAGTTAACCAATGGGAAGATTTATGGCTGTGATTTCGTTGTCAGTGCTACAGGCGTTGTGCCAAACACTGATCCTTTTCTCAGTGGCaacaatgtaaaaatttatATGCATTTGAATTGACCcatttatttcacttttgtgtttttattttatttattttgcatcgAAAATTCTTATTATTGTATGGATACATATGGGtatgtaatattatgtaatataatatgttCAGTGCtgcttttttcagaatttattttttttattattttagtttttggtgatttttattattatttaggggGAAAAATTAGGAAAATTTAGCTACTTTTATCAATGAAATGAACAGCAAGTGGCCCAATACACCGGAATTCAAGGCgtttttcattttatgtgtCCCCTTTCAGTTTGAATTGGCAGGAGATCATGGTCTGAGAGTGGACGATCATATGCGGACGTCTGAACAGGATGTGTATGCGGCTGGAGATGTGTGTACGGCAGGCTGGGAGCCCAGCGCTCTCTGGCAGCAGGTACAGCTGCACCTCTGTTACTGTATTAATGTATAAACGATGTACTGAGGGTTGACTTTCTAAAACTTCTCTCCTGTTATGGGTAAGATGCGATTGTGGACTCAGGCACGTCAGATGGGCTGGTACGCAGCACGTTGTATGGCTGCAGATGTGCTGGAGGAGCCTATAGAGATGGACTTCTGCTTTGAGCTGTTCTCACACATCACCAAATTCTTCAACTACAAGGTGAGTCCTTTTGTTTATGtcttatttctttaaaaaatgcttttcttaatGATACCTCTCTTTCTGAAGAAATTTCAGATATTGTTTTATTCTCTTAATGCCAGAGAATTCAGAAATTACAAATTGGCTTTCCATTCATGTGTCACAATTGGAATGGCTGGATTGCAATTCAAAGTATTTTACACAATGGAaacattatgaaaatgtaatatgAGAGATGCACACTCATCAGGAGTGAAAGTGGTGTCAAAGATGTGAGGTTTAAAAAAAGGACATTCAGTTGTCTCTGGCCACACTATAATTCACACAATAATACATTCATACAATTcacataataatcataataataatagtatatgtgataaataaataaataatgggtGTGCCGTTTTGTTTCATATACATGAAACAAAAGtgcatttataaaatgaaaaagaaaaaaattataagatccaattaaaataaattaaatattgctgtcaaacgattaattgcgattaatcgcatccaaaataaatgtttttgtttacataatatactatattttacaaccatttaatttctgttttgtcttttttttttttttaaggtggtTTTGCTAGGAAAGTTTAATGCTCAAGGTTTGGGTCTGGACCATGAGCTTCTTGTGCGCTGTACAAAAGGCCATGAGTATGTGAAGGTGGTTCTGACTGGGGGCCGAATGGTGGGAGCCGTCCTTATCGGAGAGACGGACCTGGAGGAAACATTTGAGAACCTCATTCTCAACCAAATGGATTTATCCCGATATGGCGAGGAGCTTTTGAATCCTAATATTGACATTGAAGACTACTTTGACTGAATCGTTCTGGTTAGTCAATGACAAAGagatgattaatttattttaaagctgcATCGTGAAATTTATGTTCCAAGAAACACaagttcaaaaataataattgttttcaaACACTCTCCACCAATTTTATGCCGGTCTTGCTCAGCAACAGGAAATCCTTCCTCAATCTGTTGCCTTTGGTTGAGGCAATATTGtcacatacatttacatttcactTCAAGTTTTCTAAAATCATAGCTGTCTGCACGGAGCAGaccaaatttttttattattcactaaaacaatttctgtaaaacATTGTGACCAGATCATAGAATCAATGCGTTGATCTTGAGAATCTCATCAATGTGATTCATGAGCAAATTATTCTGATTGGTTTTGTGATTGActgatttacttaaaatatgtgATTCAAATGAATGGTTTATTTGGACACCGCTGCATCTCTCATGAATGTGCCCAGGGCAACTGGGGTGGATGTCAAGATTTTCACTAAATAATGACTTAGATTTTGGTTGGCTCCTCATTTTGGTCGTATGGACCACTTTTACTGATGCGGAGTTGCAGTTTGTTCATCGCACAAAGCTGGCTTCAGAAAACAGGAACTGTAAAGGACTACTTTTatgtcctttttgaagctttaAAGCTCCAGTTTCAGTTCATTGTAACTGCATGGAAAATAGTGACTAGtattttgttcaaaatatctaattttgtgttccaagtcatatgggtttggaacaatggTGAAGTTTCATAAATGATTAGGccgagttttcatttttgtgtgaactattcttttaaggaACTATGAGCTTTTAGATGTAACCAGTGGATAATGCACACTGAGAAACCAAGAAAAACATGGACTGCTGAGTTGCTAAGaaagatatatatttattgattcTTTATTTATAAG
The sequence above is drawn from the Onychostoma macrolepis isolate SWU-2019 chromosome 04, ASM1243209v1, whole genome shotgun sequence genome and encodes:
- the pyroxd1 gene encoding pyridine nucleotide-disulfide oxidoreductase domain-containing protein 1, which translates into the protein MASDKQDTFVVVGGGIAGVTCAEQIASQFASDEVYLLTASPLVKTVTNFKQVSKTLEEFDIEEKPSSVLEEKYPNLKVIQSAVKLLRAKEHLLQAENGRTIHYKKLCICSGAKPKLFTQDNPHVLGIRDTDSAQEFQKRLSKAKRIVVIGNGGIALELVHEVEGCEVIWAIKDKAMGNTFFDAGAAQFLIPSLEADKKERSLPCKRAHYTTDKTGAGHSGASGELGSALGPDWHAGIELRGTVQNSSGVHIEYKCEVDKIYTQQEFLQSKLNTKKSELGLWPAYVQLTNGKIYGCDFVVSATGVVPNTDPFLSGNNFELAGDHGLRVDDHMRTSEQDVYAAGDVCTAGWEPSALWQQMRLWTQARQMGWYAARCMAADVLEEPIEMDFCFELFSHITKFFNYKVVLLGKFNAQGLGLDHELLVRCTKGHEYVKVVLTGGRMVGAVLIGETDLEETFENLILNQMDLSRYGEELLNPNIDIEDYFD